Proteins co-encoded in one Culex pipiens pallens isolate TS unplaced genomic scaffold, TS_CPP_V2 Cpp_Un0005, whole genome shotgun sequence genomic window:
- the LOC128093715 gene encoding zinc finger protein 700-like isoform X3 produces MKQNAPDSPLLLQEGTENVELQDSEEEDFLPPEPKPAKKHPFQCEICDKILTTKQNLKFHAIVHEDPTKRETFRCEICEGNFKSRVGLKYHLKTKHVAENEREKLPCPTCGRIFKSEEGRKIHMTIQHGAGGPIFKCKECPMVFARKPHLDLHMATHGAGQHVCMTCGKSYARLKDLSRHEATCGVKELCCPVCGKQLRSEPALENHRKKCRSSGLRCEVGDGERRGRPKKSGSGGEDGKVRMRRSKHDRFLGLDHLADPSSLVEAVVEPARVEPKPKERILKRFQCEHCPLKLAGKIALLNHGRRRHWEAFGLTEPAPEKRGRKRTHPVGHKRKRIRNRRKIINYVDPEELPEEDECDAENEEADPVKAEDVEVGEPTIEDPVENVTIPEDIKENVVYIEEKLQPTQNVEEPTLAANEGAIKEEIIEFDEYEFGHFEGDSTDDDPVEDETFEHVAADLGPLIPEEPPSDEVDTLDVEPANDPQVCDELVIKLEKLNYTKLVNPKGTPTYRCEECGKSYRLEHYLKVHNEKVHGITEETVEGVSLRSCKHCGKKLKSWYNLLKHIKLYHGETFEESQIVKCPSCPVKFLNQEDLVGHVCTRSGVCEREPRERSFKCDLCRKTYTFLLQLEAHYSVHPEYQNFKCDHCSNGFYNERELNKHKKNAHEPKPAVTKIRPFKSKYKNPYPRKECEHCGQTFAHQYHLAQHRVKEHGSTETPVANKLVPKTTLPRNFSCDQCDKSYHLQTNLTIHKAKVHGVGEAPPKYQPTKILKHTCKHCKKEVLTWRGLVYHLKNIHGETIDETQLVKCPLCHKKFLTDEEMTGHFCFRRNVPEKDRPFKCDLCEKAYPLKNHLEGHYSVHPEYHNVKCDQCPRGFYNEREFNLHKKHMHKPKDAYVECKICNQLFKSTQYLARHQELHSDRKYFCEHCGKPFKSRFMIQWHVKTIHTNPNDQLIACTICGKKIKGKTSLKYHMKTHNNDRPYTCSFPSCDKSFITRGDLNKHVQSHTKDYKYKCKFCDYGTISRKTIVLHEQRNHNHNRFAEVNDS; encoded by the exons atgaaacaaaacgCCCCTGACTCTCCATTGCTTTTACAAGAAGGGACAGAAAACGTTGAACTGCAG GACTCGGAAGAGGAAGATTTTCTTCCACCGGAACCAAAACCCGCTAAAAAGCACCCCTTCCAGTGCGAAATATGCGACAAAATTCTCACGACCAAGCAAAACCTCAAATTCCATGCGATCGTTCACGAAGATCCGACCAAACGGGAAACGTTCCGATGCGAGATCTGCGAGGGCAATTTCAAGTCTCGAGTCGGGTTGAAATATCACCTGAAAACGAAGCACGTCGCGGAGAATGAGCGCGAGAAGCTGCCCTGCCCGACGTGCGGCCGGATTTTCAAAAGCGAGGAAGGCCGGAAGATCCACATGACCATTCAGCATGGAGCCGGGGGACCAATCTTCAAATGCAAGGAATGTCCGATGGTATTCGCGCGGAAGCCCCACCTCGACCTTCACATGGCGACTCATGGCGCGGGCCAGCACGTTTGCATGACCTGCGGGAAGTCGTACGCCAGGCTGAAGGACCTGTCCCGGCACGAGGCCACCTGCGGCGTCAAGGAACTGTGCTGTCCGGTGTGTGGCAAGCAGCTTCGGAGCGAGCCAGCGCTTGAGAATCACCGGAAAAAGTGCCGATCGAGCGGTTTGAGGTGTGAAGTCGGTGACGGTGAGAGGCGGGGACGTCCGAAAAAGAGCGGCTCCGGCGGCGAGGATGGCAAGGTTCGCATGAGGCGCAGCAAACATGACCGGTTTCTTGGACTGGACCATTTAGCGGATCCATCTTCGCTGGTCGAAGCAGTCGTGGAACCGGCCAGGGTTGAGCCAAAGCCGAAGGAACGCATTTTGAAGAGATTCCAGTGCGAGCATTGTCCGCTGAAGTTGGCCGGAAAGATAGCACTGTTGAATCACGGACGCAGACGGCACTGGGAGGCTTTCGGGCTAACGGAGCCGGCTCCCGAAAAGCGAGGACGCAAGCGGACGCATCCGGTGGGACACAAGAGGAAGAGGATTCGCAATCGGCGTAAGATCATCAACTATGTTGACCCTGAGGAGTTGCCGGAAGAGGATGAGTGTGACGCAGAGAACGAGGAAGCTGATCCGGTAAAGGCGGAAGATGTTGAAGTCGGAGAACCGACGATCGAAGATCCAGTTGAGAACGTGACCATTCCAGAAGATATTAAAGAAAACGTTGTGTACATTGAGGAGAAATTG CAGCCAACTCAAAATGTTGAAGAACCAACACTTGCTGCAAACGAAGGCGCCATCAAGGAAGAGATCATTGAGTTTGACGAGTACGAATTCGGTCACTTTGAGGGTGATTCGACCGACGACGATCCCGTTGAGGATGAAACGTTTGAGCACGTTGCGGCTGATCTTGGGCCCTTGATTCCGGAAGAGCCGCCCAGCGATGAAGTGGACACTCTCGACGTTGAACCGGCGAATGATCCACAAGTCTGCGACGAACTCGTGATCAAACTGGAAAAGCTAAATTACACCAAGCTGGTTAATCCGAAGGGGACGCCAACGTACCGTTGTGAAGAGTGCGGTAAATCTTACCGGCTTGAGCATTACCTTAAGGTGCACAACGAAAAAGTTCACGGCATCACGGAAGAAACTGTTGAAGGTGTTTCTTTACGCTCTTGCAAGCACTGTGGAAAGAAGTTGAAATCCTGGTATAATCTACTCAAACACATAAAGTTGTACCACGGTGAAACCTTCGAAGAATCACAGATCGTTAAATGTCCGTCGTGTCCTGTGAAGTTTCTCAATCAAGAAGACTTAGTCGGGCACGTCTGCACTAGGAGTGGCGTTTGCGAAAGGGAACCAAGGGAGCGTTCCTTCAAGTGTGATCTGTGCCGTAAAACGTACACTTTCCTCCTTCAATTGGAAGCGCACTATTCCGTGCATCCAGAATACCAGAACTTCAAATGTGACCACTGTTCGAACGGATTCTACAACGAAAGGGAGCTGAACAAGCACAAGAAGAACGCGCACGAACCGAAACCTGCGGTGACGAAGATTCGCCCCTTCAAATCCAAGTACAAAAATCCGTATCCCCGAAAGGAATGTGAACATTGTGGACAAACGTTTGCACACCAATACCATCTAGCCCAGCACCGAGTCAAGGAACATGGAAGCACGGAAACACCGGTGGCAAACAAATTAGTTCCAAAGACTACGCTTCCACGAAACTTCTCTTGTGACCAGTGCGATAAATCATACCATCTTCAGACTAATCTCACGATTCACAAGGCCAAGGTTCATGGCGTTGGAGAAGCCCCACCAAAGTATCAACCAACCAAAATCTTAAAGCATACCTGCAAACACTGTAAAAAGGAAGTGTTAACCTGGCGCGGTCTAGTCTACCATCTGAAGAACATCCACGGAGAAACCATCGACGAAACGCAGCTTGTCAAATGTCCGTTGTGTCATAAGAAATTCCTCACCGATGAGGAAATGACTGGACATTTTTGCTTCAGAAGAAACGTTCCCGAAAAGGATCGTCCCTTTAAGTGTGACCTGTGCGAAAAAGCTTACCCCCTGAAAAATCATCTGGAAGGCCACTATTCCGTCCATCCGGAATACCACAACGTCAAGTGTGACCAATGTCCGAGGGGATTCTACAACGAACGGGAATTCAACCTACACAAGAAACACATGCACAAACCAAAAGATGCCTACGTTGAGTGCAAGATCTGCAATCAGTTGTTCAAAAGCACACAATACTTGGCACGACACCAGGAACTTCACTCCGATCGTAAATACTTTTGTGAACATTGTGGCAAACCGTTTAAATCTCGATTTATGATACAATGGCACGTAAAAACCATTCACACGAATCCAAACGATCAACTGATCGCTTGCACAATTTgcgggaaaaaaatcaaaggaaaaACAAGCCTGAAATATCACATGAAAACACACAACAACGATCGACCGTACACATGTTCCTTTCCGTCCTGTGACAAAAGCTTCATCACGAGGGGCGATTTGAACAAGCACGTGCAAAGTCACACAAAGGATTATAAGTACAAGTGCAAGTTCTGCGATTATGGGACTATTTCACGGAAGACAATTGTGCTGCACGAGCAGCGGAACCATAACCACAACCGGTTCGCTGAAGTGAACGATTCGTAA
- the LOC128093715 gene encoding zinc finger protein 700-like isoform X2, producing the protein MKQNAPDSPLLLQEGTENVELQLDFKQDSEEEDFLPPEPKPAKKHPFQCEICDKILTTKQNLKFHAIVHEDPTKRETFRCEICEGNFKSRVGLKYHLKTKHVAENEREKLPCPTCGRIFKSEEGRKIHMTIQHGAGGPIFKCKECPMVFARKPHLDLHMATHGAGQHVCMTCGKSYARLKDLSRHEATCGVKELCCPVCGKQLRSEPALENHRKKCRSSGLRCEVGDGERRGRPKKSGSGGEDGKVRMRRSKHDRFLGLDHLADPSSLVEAVVEPARVEPKPKERILKRFQCEHCPLKLAGKIALLNHGRRRHWEAFGLTEPAPEKRGRKRTHPVGHKRKRIRNRRKIINYVDPEELPEEDECDAENEEADPVKAEDVEVGEPTIEDPVENVTIPEDIKENVVYIEEKLPTQNVEEPTLAANEGAIKEEIIEFDEYEFGHFEGDSTDDDPVEDETFEHVAADLGPLIPEEPPSDEVDTLDVEPANDPQVCDELVIKLEKLNYTKLVNPKGTPTYRCEECGKSYRLEHYLKVHNEKVHGITEETVEGVSLRSCKHCGKKLKSWYNLLKHIKLYHGETFEESQIVKCPSCPVKFLNQEDLVGHVCTRSGVCEREPRERSFKCDLCRKTYTFLLQLEAHYSVHPEYQNFKCDHCSNGFYNERELNKHKKNAHEPKPAVTKIRPFKSKYKNPYPRKECEHCGQTFAHQYHLAQHRVKEHGSTETPVANKLVPKTTLPRNFSCDQCDKSYHLQTNLTIHKAKVHGVGEAPPKYQPTKILKHTCKHCKKEVLTWRGLVYHLKNIHGETIDETQLVKCPLCHKKFLTDEEMTGHFCFRRNVPEKDRPFKCDLCEKAYPLKNHLEGHYSVHPEYHNVKCDQCPRGFYNEREFNLHKKHMHKPKDAYVECKICNQLFKSTQYLARHQELHSDRKYFCEHCGKPFKSRFMIQWHVKTIHTNPNDQLIACTICGKKIKGKTSLKYHMKTHNNDRPYTCSFPSCDKSFITRGDLNKHVQSHTKDYKYKCKFCDYGTISRKTIVLHEQRNHNHNRFAEVNDS; encoded by the exons atgaaacaaaacgCCCCTGACTCTCCATTGCTTTTACAAGAAGGGACAGAAAACGTTGAACTGCAG CTCGACTTCAAGCAGGACTCGGAAGAGGAAGATTTTCTTCCACCGGAACCAAAACCCGCTAAAAAGCACCCCTTCCAGTGCGAAATATGCGACAAAATTCTCACGACCAAGCAAAACCTCAAATTCCATGCGATCGTTCACGAAGATCCGACCAAACGGGAAACGTTCCGATGCGAGATCTGCGAGGGCAATTTCAAGTCTCGAGTCGGGTTGAAATATCACCTGAAAACGAAGCACGTCGCGGAGAATGAGCGCGAGAAGCTGCCCTGCCCGACGTGCGGCCGGATTTTCAAAAGCGAGGAAGGCCGGAAGATCCACATGACCATTCAGCATGGAGCCGGGGGACCAATCTTCAAATGCAAGGAATGTCCGATGGTATTCGCGCGGAAGCCCCACCTCGACCTTCACATGGCGACTCATGGCGCGGGCCAGCACGTTTGCATGACCTGCGGGAAGTCGTACGCCAGGCTGAAGGACCTGTCCCGGCACGAGGCCACCTGCGGCGTCAAGGAACTGTGCTGTCCGGTGTGTGGCAAGCAGCTTCGGAGCGAGCCAGCGCTTGAGAATCACCGGAAAAAGTGCCGATCGAGCGGTTTGAGGTGTGAAGTCGGTGACGGTGAGAGGCGGGGACGTCCGAAAAAGAGCGGCTCCGGCGGCGAGGATGGCAAGGTTCGCATGAGGCGCAGCAAACATGACCGGTTTCTTGGACTGGACCATTTAGCGGATCCATCTTCGCTGGTCGAAGCAGTCGTGGAACCGGCCAGGGTTGAGCCAAAGCCGAAGGAACGCATTTTGAAGAGATTCCAGTGCGAGCATTGTCCGCTGAAGTTGGCCGGAAAGATAGCACTGTTGAATCACGGACGCAGACGGCACTGGGAGGCTTTCGGGCTAACGGAGCCGGCTCCCGAAAAGCGAGGACGCAAGCGGACGCATCCGGTGGGACACAAGAGGAAGAGGATTCGCAATCGGCGTAAGATCATCAACTATGTTGACCCTGAGGAGTTGCCGGAAGAGGATGAGTGTGACGCAGAGAACGAGGAAGCTGATCCGGTAAAGGCGGAAGATGTTGAAGTCGGAGAACCGACGATCGAAGATCCAGTTGAGAACGTGACCATTCCAGAAGATATTAAAGAAAACGTTGTGTACATTGAGGAGAAATTG CCAACTCAAAATGTTGAAGAACCAACACTTGCTGCAAACGAAGGCGCCATCAAGGAAGAGATCATTGAGTTTGACGAGTACGAATTCGGTCACTTTGAGGGTGATTCGACCGACGACGATCCCGTTGAGGATGAAACGTTTGAGCACGTTGCGGCTGATCTTGGGCCCTTGATTCCGGAAGAGCCGCCCAGCGATGAAGTGGACACTCTCGACGTTGAACCGGCGAATGATCCACAAGTCTGCGACGAACTCGTGATCAAACTGGAAAAGCTAAATTACACCAAGCTGGTTAATCCGAAGGGGACGCCAACGTACCGTTGTGAAGAGTGCGGTAAATCTTACCGGCTTGAGCATTACCTTAAGGTGCACAACGAAAAAGTTCACGGCATCACGGAAGAAACTGTTGAAGGTGTTTCTTTACGCTCTTGCAAGCACTGTGGAAAGAAGTTGAAATCCTGGTATAATCTACTCAAACACATAAAGTTGTACCACGGTGAAACCTTCGAAGAATCACAGATCGTTAAATGTCCGTCGTGTCCTGTGAAGTTTCTCAATCAAGAAGACTTAGTCGGGCACGTCTGCACTAGGAGTGGCGTTTGCGAAAGGGAACCAAGGGAGCGTTCCTTCAAGTGTGATCTGTGCCGTAAAACGTACACTTTCCTCCTTCAATTGGAAGCGCACTATTCCGTGCATCCAGAATACCAGAACTTCAAATGTGACCACTGTTCGAACGGATTCTACAACGAAAGGGAGCTGAACAAGCACAAGAAGAACGCGCACGAACCGAAACCTGCGGTGACGAAGATTCGCCCCTTCAAATCCAAGTACAAAAATCCGTATCCCCGAAAGGAATGTGAACATTGTGGACAAACGTTTGCACACCAATACCATCTAGCCCAGCACCGAGTCAAGGAACATGGAAGCACGGAAACACCGGTGGCAAACAAATTAGTTCCAAAGACTACGCTTCCACGAAACTTCTCTTGTGACCAGTGCGATAAATCATACCATCTTCAGACTAATCTCACGATTCACAAGGCCAAGGTTCATGGCGTTGGAGAAGCCCCACCAAAGTATCAACCAACCAAAATCTTAAAGCATACCTGCAAACACTGTAAAAAGGAAGTGTTAACCTGGCGCGGTCTAGTCTACCATCTGAAGAACATCCACGGAGAAACCATCGACGAAACGCAGCTTGTCAAATGTCCGTTGTGTCATAAGAAATTCCTCACCGATGAGGAAATGACTGGACATTTTTGCTTCAGAAGAAACGTTCCCGAAAAGGATCGTCCCTTTAAGTGTGACCTGTGCGAAAAAGCTTACCCCCTGAAAAATCATCTGGAAGGCCACTATTCCGTCCATCCGGAATACCACAACGTCAAGTGTGACCAATGTCCGAGGGGATTCTACAACGAACGGGAATTCAACCTACACAAGAAACACATGCACAAACCAAAAGATGCCTACGTTGAGTGCAAGATCTGCAATCAGTTGTTCAAAAGCACACAATACTTGGCACGACACCAGGAACTTCACTCCGATCGTAAATACTTTTGTGAACATTGTGGCAAACCGTTTAAATCTCGATTTATGATACAATGGCACGTAAAAACCATTCACACGAATCCAAACGATCAACTGATCGCTTGCACAATTTgcgggaaaaaaatcaaaggaaaaACAAGCCTGAAATATCACATGAAAACACACAACAACGATCGACCGTACACATGTTCCTTTCCGTCCTGTGACAAAAGCTTCATCACGAGGGGCGATTTGAACAAGCACGTGCAAAGTCACACAAAGGATTATAAGTACAAGTGCAAGTTCTGCGATTATGGGACTATTTCACGGAAGACAATTGTGCTGCACGAGCAGCGGAACCATAACCACAACCGGTTCGCTGAAGTGAACGATTCGTAA
- the LOC128093715 gene encoding zinc finger protein 700-like isoform X1: MKQNAPDSPLLLQEGTENVELQLDFKQDSEEEDFLPPEPKPAKKHPFQCEICDKILTTKQNLKFHAIVHEDPTKRETFRCEICEGNFKSRVGLKYHLKTKHVAENEREKLPCPTCGRIFKSEEGRKIHMTIQHGAGGPIFKCKECPMVFARKPHLDLHMATHGAGQHVCMTCGKSYARLKDLSRHEATCGVKELCCPVCGKQLRSEPALENHRKKCRSSGLRCEVGDGERRGRPKKSGSGGEDGKVRMRRSKHDRFLGLDHLADPSSLVEAVVEPARVEPKPKERILKRFQCEHCPLKLAGKIALLNHGRRRHWEAFGLTEPAPEKRGRKRTHPVGHKRKRIRNRRKIINYVDPEELPEEDECDAENEEADPVKAEDVEVGEPTIEDPVENVTIPEDIKENVVYIEEKLQPTQNVEEPTLAANEGAIKEEIIEFDEYEFGHFEGDSTDDDPVEDETFEHVAADLGPLIPEEPPSDEVDTLDVEPANDPQVCDELVIKLEKLNYTKLVNPKGTPTYRCEECGKSYRLEHYLKVHNEKVHGITEETVEGVSLRSCKHCGKKLKSWYNLLKHIKLYHGETFEESQIVKCPSCPVKFLNQEDLVGHVCTRSGVCEREPRERSFKCDLCRKTYTFLLQLEAHYSVHPEYQNFKCDHCSNGFYNERELNKHKKNAHEPKPAVTKIRPFKSKYKNPYPRKECEHCGQTFAHQYHLAQHRVKEHGSTETPVANKLVPKTTLPRNFSCDQCDKSYHLQTNLTIHKAKVHGVGEAPPKYQPTKILKHTCKHCKKEVLTWRGLVYHLKNIHGETIDETQLVKCPLCHKKFLTDEEMTGHFCFRRNVPEKDRPFKCDLCEKAYPLKNHLEGHYSVHPEYHNVKCDQCPRGFYNEREFNLHKKHMHKPKDAYVECKICNQLFKSTQYLARHQELHSDRKYFCEHCGKPFKSRFMIQWHVKTIHTNPNDQLIACTICGKKIKGKTSLKYHMKTHNNDRPYTCSFPSCDKSFITRGDLNKHVQSHTKDYKYKCKFCDYGTISRKTIVLHEQRNHNHNRFAEVNDS; this comes from the exons atgaaacaaaacgCCCCTGACTCTCCATTGCTTTTACAAGAAGGGACAGAAAACGTTGAACTGCAG CTCGACTTCAAGCAGGACTCGGAAGAGGAAGATTTTCTTCCACCGGAACCAAAACCCGCTAAAAAGCACCCCTTCCAGTGCGAAATATGCGACAAAATTCTCACGACCAAGCAAAACCTCAAATTCCATGCGATCGTTCACGAAGATCCGACCAAACGGGAAACGTTCCGATGCGAGATCTGCGAGGGCAATTTCAAGTCTCGAGTCGGGTTGAAATATCACCTGAAAACGAAGCACGTCGCGGAGAATGAGCGCGAGAAGCTGCCCTGCCCGACGTGCGGCCGGATTTTCAAAAGCGAGGAAGGCCGGAAGATCCACATGACCATTCAGCATGGAGCCGGGGGACCAATCTTCAAATGCAAGGAATGTCCGATGGTATTCGCGCGGAAGCCCCACCTCGACCTTCACATGGCGACTCATGGCGCGGGCCAGCACGTTTGCATGACCTGCGGGAAGTCGTACGCCAGGCTGAAGGACCTGTCCCGGCACGAGGCCACCTGCGGCGTCAAGGAACTGTGCTGTCCGGTGTGTGGCAAGCAGCTTCGGAGCGAGCCAGCGCTTGAGAATCACCGGAAAAAGTGCCGATCGAGCGGTTTGAGGTGTGAAGTCGGTGACGGTGAGAGGCGGGGACGTCCGAAAAAGAGCGGCTCCGGCGGCGAGGATGGCAAGGTTCGCATGAGGCGCAGCAAACATGACCGGTTTCTTGGACTGGACCATTTAGCGGATCCATCTTCGCTGGTCGAAGCAGTCGTGGAACCGGCCAGGGTTGAGCCAAAGCCGAAGGAACGCATTTTGAAGAGATTCCAGTGCGAGCATTGTCCGCTGAAGTTGGCCGGAAAGATAGCACTGTTGAATCACGGACGCAGACGGCACTGGGAGGCTTTCGGGCTAACGGAGCCGGCTCCCGAAAAGCGAGGACGCAAGCGGACGCATCCGGTGGGACACAAGAGGAAGAGGATTCGCAATCGGCGTAAGATCATCAACTATGTTGACCCTGAGGAGTTGCCGGAAGAGGATGAGTGTGACGCAGAGAACGAGGAAGCTGATCCGGTAAAGGCGGAAGATGTTGAAGTCGGAGAACCGACGATCGAAGATCCAGTTGAGAACGTGACCATTCCAGAAGATATTAAAGAAAACGTTGTGTACATTGAGGAGAAATTG CAGCCAACTCAAAATGTTGAAGAACCAACACTTGCTGCAAACGAAGGCGCCATCAAGGAAGAGATCATTGAGTTTGACGAGTACGAATTCGGTCACTTTGAGGGTGATTCGACCGACGACGATCCCGTTGAGGATGAAACGTTTGAGCACGTTGCGGCTGATCTTGGGCCCTTGATTCCGGAAGAGCCGCCCAGCGATGAAGTGGACACTCTCGACGTTGAACCGGCGAATGATCCACAAGTCTGCGACGAACTCGTGATCAAACTGGAAAAGCTAAATTACACCAAGCTGGTTAATCCGAAGGGGACGCCAACGTACCGTTGTGAAGAGTGCGGTAAATCTTACCGGCTTGAGCATTACCTTAAGGTGCACAACGAAAAAGTTCACGGCATCACGGAAGAAACTGTTGAAGGTGTTTCTTTACGCTCTTGCAAGCACTGTGGAAAGAAGTTGAAATCCTGGTATAATCTACTCAAACACATAAAGTTGTACCACGGTGAAACCTTCGAAGAATCACAGATCGTTAAATGTCCGTCGTGTCCTGTGAAGTTTCTCAATCAAGAAGACTTAGTCGGGCACGTCTGCACTAGGAGTGGCGTTTGCGAAAGGGAACCAAGGGAGCGTTCCTTCAAGTGTGATCTGTGCCGTAAAACGTACACTTTCCTCCTTCAATTGGAAGCGCACTATTCCGTGCATCCAGAATACCAGAACTTCAAATGTGACCACTGTTCGAACGGATTCTACAACGAAAGGGAGCTGAACAAGCACAAGAAGAACGCGCACGAACCGAAACCTGCGGTGACGAAGATTCGCCCCTTCAAATCCAAGTACAAAAATCCGTATCCCCGAAAGGAATGTGAACATTGTGGACAAACGTTTGCACACCAATACCATCTAGCCCAGCACCGAGTCAAGGAACATGGAAGCACGGAAACACCGGTGGCAAACAAATTAGTTCCAAAGACTACGCTTCCACGAAACTTCTCTTGTGACCAGTGCGATAAATCATACCATCTTCAGACTAATCTCACGATTCACAAGGCCAAGGTTCATGGCGTTGGAGAAGCCCCACCAAAGTATCAACCAACCAAAATCTTAAAGCATACCTGCAAACACTGTAAAAAGGAAGTGTTAACCTGGCGCGGTCTAGTCTACCATCTGAAGAACATCCACGGAGAAACCATCGACGAAACGCAGCTTGTCAAATGTCCGTTGTGTCATAAGAAATTCCTCACCGATGAGGAAATGACTGGACATTTTTGCTTCAGAAGAAACGTTCCCGAAAAGGATCGTCCCTTTAAGTGTGACCTGTGCGAAAAAGCTTACCCCCTGAAAAATCATCTGGAAGGCCACTATTCCGTCCATCCGGAATACCACAACGTCAAGTGTGACCAATGTCCGAGGGGATTCTACAACGAACGGGAATTCAACCTACACAAGAAACACATGCACAAACCAAAAGATGCCTACGTTGAGTGCAAGATCTGCAATCAGTTGTTCAAAAGCACACAATACTTGGCACGACACCAGGAACTTCACTCCGATCGTAAATACTTTTGTGAACATTGTGGCAAACCGTTTAAATCTCGATTTATGATACAATGGCACGTAAAAACCATTCACACGAATCCAAACGATCAACTGATCGCTTGCACAATTTgcgggaaaaaaatcaaaggaaaaACAAGCCTGAAATATCACATGAAAACACACAACAACGATCGACCGTACACATGTTCCTTTCCGTCCTGTGACAAAAGCTTCATCACGAGGGGCGATTTGAACAAGCACGTGCAAAGTCACACAAAGGATTATAAGTACAAGTGCAAGTTCTGCGATTATGGGACTATTTCACGGAAGACAATTGTGCTGCACGAGCAGCGGAACCATAACCACAACCGGTTCGCTGAAGTGAACGATTCGTAA
- the LOC120426274 gene encoding anaphase-promoting complex subunit 11 isoform X1 gives MKVTVKSWMGVAVWKWLANDDNCGICRMAFEGCCPDCSLPGDDCPLVWGACSHCFHMHCIVKWLNSQANQQCPMCRQTWKFNDK, from the exons ATGAAAGTCACGGTGAAAA GTTGGATGGGAGTCGCCGTCTGGAAGTGGCTCGCCAACGATGACAACTGCGGCATCTGCCGGATGGCGTTCGAGGGCTGCTGCCCGGATTGCTCCCTGCCCGGGGACGACTGTCCGCTAGTTTGGGGCGCCTGCTCGCACTGCTTCCACATGCACTGCATCGTCAAGTGGCTCAACTCGCAGGCCAACCAGCAGTGCCCGATGTGCCGCCAGACGTGGAAATTCAACGACAAGTAG
- the LOC120426274 gene encoding anaphase-promoting complex subunit 11 isoform X2, translating into MGVAVWKWLANDDNCGICRMAFEGCCPDCSLPGDDCPLVWGACSHCFHMHCIVKWLNSQANQQCPMCRQTWKFNDK; encoded by the coding sequence ATGGGAGTCGCCGTCTGGAAGTGGCTCGCCAACGATGACAACTGCGGCATCTGCCGGATGGCGTTCGAGGGCTGCTGCCCGGATTGCTCCCTGCCCGGGGACGACTGTCCGCTAGTTTGGGGCGCCTGCTCGCACTGCTTCCACATGCACTGCATCGTCAAGTGGCTCAACTCGCAGGCCAACCAGCAGTGCCCGATGTGCCGCCAGACGTGGAAATTCAACGACAAGTAG